Proteins encoded by one window of Halobacteriovoraceae bacterium:
- a CDS encoding prepilin peptidase — MNSLFLISSFFFGSLFGSFANVLILRLPKEEDVVFLPSHCPSCKTKIKWYQNIPIFSFLFLKGRCANCNMKISWQYPLIEILFGAMAVIYFPVRLNLHELLNYMTSVFILYIFVCHFLIDIRHHILPDSLNLALLILFAFKALYFEGLSWTYSGLGLAVGFLFPLGIAWIFYLVRKVEGLGGGDIKLYAALGVMMGPFGILEHIFLSCFLGSIVGLTLMALGKAGRDTEIPFGPSILVIAFLQLYTPFIGQLKKLVFI; from the coding sequence TTGAATAGTTTATTTTTAATATCTTCGTTTTTCTTTGGCTCCCTTTTTGGGAGCTTTGCGAATGTTTTAATTTTGAGACTTCCGAAAGAAGAAGATGTTGTTTTTCTACCTTCTCATTGTCCAAGCTGTAAAACAAAAATCAAATGGTATCAAAATATTCCAATATTTAGTTTTTTATTTCTTAAGGGGAGATGTGCAAATTGTAATATGAAAATTTCATGGCAATATCCATTAATTGAAATTTTATTTGGAGCGATGGCCGTCATTTATTTTCCTGTTAGATTAAACCTACATGAATTATTAAATTATATGACCTCGGTTTTTATTCTCTATATTTTTGTATGTCATTTTTTAATTGATATACGACATCACATACTTCCCGATTCTCTTAATCTTGCTTTACTTATACTTTTTGCATTTAAGGCCCTCTATTTTGAAGGTTTATCCTGGACTTATAGTGGACTTGGACTTGCAGTTGGTTTTTTATTTCCTCTAGGAATAGCGTGGATTTTTTATTTAGTTAGAAAAGTTGAGGGACTTGGTGGTGGAGACATAAAACTTTATGCTGCATTAGGTGTAATGATGGGTCCTTTTGGTATTTTAGAGCACATTTTTTTAAGTTGTTTTTTAGGATCAATTGTAGGGCTTACGCTTATGGCCTTGGGTAAGGCAGGTAGAGATACAGAGATACCATTTGGCCCTTCAATTCTAGTGATTGCTTTTTTGCAATTGTATACTCCCTTTATCGGACAATTAAAAAAATTGGTCTTTATTTAA
- a CDS encoding ABC transporter permease subunit, which produces MNKIFDIGVVTFRSLFREKVFIYIIVSVALLIPVSIVAFQFSYGDPAKITLDIALGLASLSSCFAAIFLGAYAINGEKGSKSIYVVLSKDISRGQYIIGKWLGVMLLNGLNVLCLCVINFLIFLIFEQSFILDYFYAFMFTLCESAILLSVCILASVLSNIYISFFVGLSVFLFGNSIEYLSNERLLLTLGPLKYLLKGIKLFTPNLSNLNIKINIIYGQGIDFSYFTKGIVYTMLYLIVSLVLSIVVFNKAEIE; this is translated from the coding sequence ATGAACAAAATTTTCGATATCGGTGTAGTTACTTTTCGTTCTCTTTTTAGGGAAAAAGTTTTTATATATATCATTGTTTCTGTGGCCCTTTTGATTCCTGTAAGTATTGTCGCTTTTCAGTTTTCTTATGGAGATCCAGCAAAGATAACATTAGATATAGCTCTAGGTCTTGCTTCTTTAAGTTCTTGTTTTGCTGCCATTTTTCTTGGGGCTTATGCCATCAATGGGGAAAAAGGATCTAAGTCAATTTATGTTGTTCTCTCAAAAGATATTTCAAGAGGGCAGTACATTATTGGGAAATGGTTGGGCGTGATGCTTCTCAATGGTTTAAATGTACTGTGTCTGTGTGTGATAAATTTTCTAATTTTTTTAATTTTTGAACAAAGTTTCATTTTGGACTATTTTTATGCTTTTATGTTTACTCTTTGTGAATCGGCCATCCTTTTAAGTGTTTGTATCCTTGCTTCAGTGCTTTCAAATATTTATATTTCTTTTTTTGTAGGTCTGAGTGTATTTCTTTTTGGAAATTCAATTGAATATCTATCAAATGAGCGACTACTGTTAACCTTAGGACCGCTTAAGTATTTGTTAAAGGGAATTAAACTTTTTACACCTAATCTTTCAAATCTTAATATTAAAATTAATATCATTTATGGGCAGGGAATTGATTTCAGCTATTTCACTAAAGGAATAGTCTATACGATGCTCTATTTAATTGTTAGTCTCGTATTGTCTATTGTGGTGTTTAATAAGGCAGAAATTGAATAG
- a CDS encoding ABC transporter ATP-binding protein, which yields MIFEVQNIAKKFKSDLLKSSHQVYTDLSFRLEEGKITGFLGLNGQGKTTLIKILFGFLKADKGKVSWIPNKDMKKVGYLPERPIFYPEMSGNEFICFMGTLNGLQKHEIKEFIKREITVLGVDFDLNIKIKEMSKGMVQKVGFLSSYVNHPKLLILDEPLSGLDPLSRRLLKNKIKDLNDSGSTVFFSSHIVTDVEEICQNILIINSSEKVYDGSIKQLQKSYVTDEFWLKADTMVTKEYAPLEIKGEEVKYKNTQKHEILQYMQNNNIELNQLRPHLIDLEQIILNLRVKK from the coding sequence ATGATATTTGAAGTTCAAAATATTGCCAAAAAATTTAAGAGTGATTTATTAAAGTCTTCTCATCAGGTATATACTGATTTGTCTTTCAGATTAGAAGAAGGAAAAATTACAGGATTTTTAGGTTTAAACGGGCAAGGAAAGACAACTCTTATTAAAATTCTCTTTGGATTTTTAAAAGCTGACAAAGGTAAAGTTTCTTGGATTCCAAATAAGGATATGAAAAAAGTCGGGTATTTGCCTGAGCGACCTATCTTTTATCCTGAAATGAGTGGAAATGAATTTATATGTTTTATGGGAACACTTAATGGATTACAAAAACATGAAATAAAAGAATTTATAAAAAGGGAGATAACTGTACTTGGAGTAGATTTCGATTTAAATATAAAAATCAAAGAAATGTCAAAAGGGATGGTTCAAAAAGTAGGATTTTTAAGCTCTTATGTAAATCATCCTAAACTCTTAATACTGGACGAACCACTTTCAGGACTTGATCCGCTTTCGAGAAGATTACTTAAAAATAAAATAAAAGATCTAAACGATTCAGGATCTACAGTTTTTTTTAGTTCGCATATTGTTACTGATGTTGAAGAAATATGCCAAAATATACTGATCATAAACTCAAGTGAGAAGGTTTATGATGGAAGTATTAAGCAATTACAAAAAAGTTATGTGACTGATGAATTTTGGCTTAAAGCTGATACAATGGTCACAAAGGAATATGCTCCTTTAGAAATTAAAGGAGAAGAAGTAAAATACAAAAATACGCAAAAACATGAAATACTGCAATACATGCAAAATAACAATATTGAACTTAATCAACTCAGACCTCATCTCATAGATCTTGAACAGATAATTCTCAACTTAAGAGTTAAAAAATGA
- a CDS encoding prepilin-type N-terminal cleavage/methylation domain-containing protein yields MKKIKKSLESRGFTLVELMVVVAIIGILASVALPAFNKQQAKARQAEGRVALSSFYMAAESFLVDEGYDVLNTATLTQLSLDAFDPANSGSRYFMTRLSSTLDSGIPGRAVAAVPASGSIDSLSGVDASSNTYTIGTIGNISGQGNCYMGMTNFKVMTVDSATCPVGK; encoded by the coding sequence ATGAAGAAAATAAAAAAATCATTAGAATCAAGAGGTTTTACTCTTGTTGAACTAATGGTTGTTGTCGCAATTATAGGAATTTTAGCATCAGTTGCCTTGCCGGCATTTAATAAGCAACAAGCAAAGGCAAGACAAGCGGAGGGTAGAGTTGCTCTCTCATCATTTTACATGGCCGCTGAATCGTTTTTAGTGGATGAAGGATATGATGTACTAAATACGGCAACATTAACTCAATTGTCTTTAGATGCCTTTGATCCAGCAAATAGCGGTAGTAGATATTTTATGACAAGATTAAGTAGTACATTGGATTCAGGTATTCCTGGTAGAGCTGTCGCAGCAGTACCTGCTTCTGGTTCAATTGATTCACTATCAGGAGTTGATGCATCATCGAACACATATACAATTGGTACAATTGGAAATATTTCAGGTCAGGGTAATTGTTATATGGGTATGACCAACTTTAAGGTGATGACCGTTGACTCTGCTACATGTCCAGTTGGTAAGTAA
- a CDS encoding type II secretion system F family protein has translation MANWKWEGIDETGKKLKGSIDAINVKDARKKLRIRGIRPRKISSPSIFEVDINDMMVEKGFSRPFSAGDLTLFTKQLSIMVNAGVPILQSLEILYKQTKQPVLRRSIKSIATDVEEGKTLAEAMSKQRGFDKLYCNLIKAGETGGVLDGILAKLAEHLENHERTKKQIKSAMTYPIIVLIIGCCVVYGMMVFVVPKMMDMVKDSGGEVPAITQFVIDISKFFQNWSWVLLIGAIGGGVFISSIVKTPKGKKIKDQVFMNLPVFGDVVIKANLKAFTNTLSIMLTSGVSIIDSLDITIDIIDNVIVQKDILKVKKQVVEGKTLAQPLSRIKYFPDMVSQMIRIGEQTGNLDEMLIKVAKVFEEEVNSLVSNMTKLIEPFIIVFLGGFVAIILLAMYLPMFDMAGGAGV, from the coding sequence ATGGCCAATTGGAAATGGGAAGGAATTGATGAAACAGGTAAAAAGCTCAAGGGCTCAATTGATGCAATTAATGTAAAAGATGCCAGGAAAAAATTGAGAATTAGAGGTATTAGACCTAGAAAAATTAGTTCACCTTCTATTTTTGAAGTTGATATAAATGATATGATGGTTGAAAAGGGTTTTTCCAGACCTTTTTCTGCAGGAGATTTAACTTTATTTACAAAACAATTATCAATCATGGTAAACGCAGGTGTTCCCATTTTACAGTCTCTTGAAATTTTATATAAACAAACTAAGCAACCTGTTTTAAGGCGTTCTATTAAATCTATTGCAACAGATGTTGAAGAGGGAAAGACTCTTGCAGAGGCAATGAGTAAGCAAAGGGGTTTTGATAAGTTATATTGTAACTTAATCAAGGCCGGTGAAACTGGAGGTGTTCTTGATGGAATACTTGCTAAGCTTGCTGAGCATCTTGAAAACCATGAAAGAACAAAAAAGCAGATTAAAAGTGCGATGACTTATCCTATTATTGTTTTGATTATTGGATGTTGTGTTGTTTACGGGATGATGGTTTTTGTTGTTCCCAAAATGATGGATATGGTTAAAGATTCAGGTGGAGAAGTTCCAGCAATTACCCAGTTTGTGATAGATATTTCAAAATTTTTCCAAAACTGGAGTTGGGTTTTACTTATTGGAGCCATTGGAGGAGGGGTATTTATTAGTTCGATTGTAAAAACTCCAAAAGGCAAAAAAATTAAAGATCAAGTTTTTATGAATTTACCTGTTTTTGGAGACGTTGTCATTAAGGCCAATTTAAAGGCATTTACAAATACACTATCAATTATGCTCACTTCTGGAGTTTCTATAATTGATTCATTAGATATTACAATTGATATTATAGATAATGTAATTGTTCAAAAAGATATTTTGAAGGTCAAGAAACAAGTTGTTGAGGGAAAAACATTGGCCCAGCCATTATCAAGGATAAAATATTTTCCTGACATGGTTTCTCAAATGATAAGAATTGGTGAGCAGACAGGAAATCTTGATGAAATGCTTATAAAAGTGGCCAAAGTTTTTGAAGAGGAAGTCAATTCCCTTGTAAGCAATATGACTAAACTTATAGAACCTTTTATTATTGTTTTTTTAGGTGGTTTTGTGGCAATCATTCTACTGGCCATGTACCTTCCAATGTTTGATATGGCCGGAGGTGCAGGCGTATAA
- a CDS encoding type IV pilus twitching motility protein PilT codes for MGRYQGIGEDIQIQQLFKVMVENGASDLHLSVGAPPAMRINGDIVKVKLNSLVPEDTKRLIFQVLTPDQRKELDEESELDFSFGIKGLARFRANVFISRGNVSGVFRQIPSIIPDFEALNLPKVLTTMCDVASGLVLVTGPTGSGKSTTLAALVDMLNLIHHSHIVTLEDPIEFVHTHKNSIVTQREVGSDTVSFKRGIKSLLRQDPDIVLIGELRDAETIEAALTIAETGHLVFGTLHTNSTVQTVNRIVNVFPAEHQGQIRTLLSFVLQGIVAQQLIPKSFTPGRALAMEVMVPTPAIRNLVREDKIHQIYSQMQVGQEQTGMFTMNQSLKKLLDTGVIDVDTAMGYSNNQEELANMLGLAKKR; via the coding sequence ATGGGGCGATATCAGGGTATTGGAGAAGATATTCAGATACAGCAACTTTTCAAAGTTATGGTTGAAAACGGTGCTTCTGATTTACACCTCAGTGTTGGAGCACCACCTGCGATGAGAATTAACGGTGACATAGTAAAAGTGAAATTAAACTCTTTAGTTCCTGAAGATACAAAGAGACTTATTTTCCAGGTTTTAACACCGGATCAACGAAAAGAGCTTGATGAAGAGTCAGAATTAGACTTCTCTTTTGGTATCAAAGGTCTGGCCCGTTTTAGAGCGAATGTTTTCATCTCTAGAGGCAATGTTTCTGGAGTATTTAGACAGATTCCGAGTATTATTCCAGATTTTGAAGCCCTAAACTTACCTAAAGTTTTGACCACCATGTGTGACGTTGCTTCAGGACTAGTCCTGGTGACAGGTCCTACAGGTTCAGGTAAGTCAACAACCCTGGCAGCTCTCGTTGATATGCTCAATTTAATACATCATAGTCATATTGTGACTCTAGAAGATCCGATTGAATTTGTTCATACACACAAAAATTCCATTGTTACACAAAGAGAAGTTGGTTCTGATACTGTCAGTTTCAAACGAGGGATTAAATCACTTTTAAGACAAGATCCAGATATCGTACTTATCGGAGAGTTGCGGGATGCAGAGACAATTGAAGCGGCCCTTACAATAGCTGAGACAGGGCACCTTGTGTTTGGAACATTGCACACAAACTCAACCGTACAAACTGTAAATAGGATCGTAAACGTATTTCCTGCTGAACATCAGGGTCAAATCAGAACTCTACTTTCATTTGTTTTGCAGGGAATAGTTGCTCAACAGCTGATCCCAAAAAGTTTCACTCCGGGTCGAGCTCTGGCCATGGAAGTGATGGTTCCTACTCCTGCGATCCGAAACCTGGTTAGAGAAGATAAAATCCATCAAATTTACTCACAAATGCAAGTCGGACAAGAACAGACGGGTATGTTTACAATGAACCAATCTTTAAAGAAACTATTGGATACCGGAGTAATTGATGTCGATACAGCAATGGGGTATTCTAATAATCAGGAAGAACTTGCAAACATGTTAGGTCTTGCAAAGAAGAGATAA
- the tadA gene encoding Flp pilus assembly complex ATPase component TadA: MFRKEFAEVISKTGMVPLKDIRPLLQNTKENEISEFELLELGFFDDIKFAKVVAEHYGLKFIELNKLKIRSDKLKLMRRKDIVKFRCIPIARDANVTTMAIFDPSIINIKGDVIKVVQHGVNFVIASIGDWMRLFDSIEESVEEILNSIEEVSTDHVTQTDVQIEDIGDDIIYYVNRILASAYLKGASDIHIEPYEKIFRVRFRIDGKLVEIERPNRSLMLPIISRLKIMAQMDISEKRKPQDGRIKLRIAESPIDYRVSSLPTLFGEKMVLRLLDNSNLELDMKKLGLENKQLEVLMDGIYRPFGMCLVTGPTGSGKTTTLYSAITELNKITSNISTAEDPVEFNLEGINQVNVKPDIGFDFSTALRAFLRQDPDIIMVGEIRDYETAEIAVEAALTGHLVLSTLHTNDAASTIVRLLNMGVEPFLVTGSLNVVVAQRLLRKICIHCKEVDKNVTKEKLIAVGFGENTAQKIVVYKGKGCERCSNTGYKGRVGIYEVLKVTQLIRDLILQNKSADHIKRAAIAEGMKSLRMSALTKVAQGMTTLEEALINSASDK; the protein is encoded by the coding sequence ATGTTTAGAAAAGAATTTGCAGAAGTCATATCCAAAACAGGGATGGTTCCCTTAAAAGACATTCGTCCTTTATTACAAAATACAAAAGAAAATGAAATTTCTGAATTCGAACTTCTTGAACTTGGTTTTTTTGATGATATTAAATTTGCAAAAGTAGTTGCAGAGCACTATGGGTTGAAATTCATAGAGTTAAATAAACTTAAAATTCGCTCAGATAAATTAAAACTAATGAGGCGAAAAGATATTGTCAAATTCAGATGTATTCCAATTGCAAGGGATGCAAACGTTACAACGATGGCCATTTTTGATCCAAGTATTATCAATATTAAAGGTGACGTTATAAAAGTTGTTCAACACGGAGTGAATTTTGTCATCGCAAGTATTGGCGATTGGATGCGTTTGTTTGATTCAATTGAAGAGAGTGTTGAAGAAATTCTCAATTCAATTGAAGAAGTTTCCACTGATCATGTCACTCAAACAGATGTACAGATAGAAGATATTGGTGATGACATCATTTATTATGTGAATAGAATTCTAGCGAGCGCCTATTTAAAAGGTGCTTCTGATATACATATTGAGCCTTATGAAAAAATATTTAGAGTGCGATTTAGAATTGATGGAAAGCTTGTTGAAATAGAAAGACCGAATCGGAGTTTGATGCTTCCGATTATTTCAAGACTTAAGATTATGGCCCAAATGGATATTTCAGAAAAAAGAAAACCACAGGATGGGCGTATTAAGCTTAGAATTGCTGAATCACCAATTGATTACAGGGTATCATCTTTGCCAACCCTTTTTGGTGAAAAAATGGTTCTTCGATTATTAGATAATTCAAATCTTGAACTCGATATGAAAAAACTTGGTCTTGAGAACAAACAATTAGAAGTCTTGATGGATGGCATTTATAGACCATTTGGGATGTGTCTAGTTACTGGCCCAACAGGTTCTGGTAAAACGACAACATTATATTCAGCAATTACGGAACTTAATAAGATAACGTCTAATATTTCAACAGCGGAAGATCCAGTTGAATTTAACCTTGAAGGAATAAATCAGGTTAACGTTAAACCTGATATAGGTTTTGATTTTTCTACAGCTCTTAGAGCATTTCTACGTCAAGATCCGGACATTATAATGGTGGGGGAGATTAGAGATTATGAAACTGCTGAAATTGCAGTTGAGGCAGCATTAACAGGACATCTCGTATTGTCAACTCTTCACACAAATGATGCTGCTTCAACAATTGTAAGGTTGCTTAATATGGGTGTTGAGCCATTTTTAGTAACAGGGTCTCTCAATGTCGTCGTTGCTCAAAGACTACTTCGAAAAATTTGTATTCATTGCAAAGAAGTTGATAAAAATGTAACAAAAGAAAAACTTATTGCAGTAGGTTTTGGTGAGAATACTGCTCAAAAAATAGTTGTCTACAAGGGTAAGGGTTGTGAGCGGTGTAGCAATACTGGCTATAAGGGGCGTGTGGGGATATATGAAGTCCTTAAAGTTACCCAACTCATAAGAGATTTAATATTACAAAATAAAAGTGCTGATCATATTAAAAGAGCTGCGATTGCTGAAGGCATGAAATCACTAAGGATGTCTGCCTTAACAAAAGTTGCTCAGGGTATGACAACATTAGAAGAAGCATTGATTAATTCTGCTTCTGATAAATAG